The following proteins come from a genomic window of Tepidiforma thermophila:
- a CDS encoding YqgE/AlgH family protein, whose translation MAESVAGKLLVASLSLVDPNFFRTVVLVCMHDDDGAMGLVLNRPVMEAPVADHLPQFAGLAADPPVVFQGGPVEPTAAIALGRFRPGAAPANRVVGDAALLDLSRPLDDYQADLASVRVFAGYSGWSPGQLDREIAEEAWFVVPALEGDAFDPDPATLWRRVLQRQPGRLKLFAWAPADPRVN comes from the coding sequence GTGGCCGAATCCGTCGCCGGAAAGCTCCTCGTCGCCTCCCTCTCCCTTGTCGACCCTAACTTCTTCCGCACCGTCGTCCTTGTCTGCATGCACGACGATGATGGCGCCATGGGCCTCGTCCTCAACCGCCCCGTGATGGAGGCCCCCGTCGCCGACCACCTCCCCCAGTTCGCCGGTCTCGCCGCCGACCCGCCCGTCGTCTTCCAGGGCGGCCCGGTCGAACCCACCGCCGCCATCGCACTCGGCCGCTTCCGCCCCGGGGCAGCCCCGGCCAATCGCGTCGTCGGCGACGCCGCCCTGCTCGACCTCTCCCGCCCCCTCGACGACTACCAGGCCGACCTCGCATCGGTCCGCGTCTTCGCCGGCTACTCCGGCTGGAGCCCCGGCCAGCTCGACCGCGAAATCGCCGAAGAAGCCTGGTTCGTTGTCCCCGCCCTCGAAGGCGATGCCTTCGACCCCGACCCCGCCACCCTCTGGCGCCGCGTCCTTCAGCGCCAGCCCGGGAGGCTCAAGCTCTTCGCCTGGGCCCCCGCCGACCCCCGCGTCAACTGA
- a CDS encoding peroxidase-related enzyme (This protein belongs to a clade of uncharacterized proteins related to peroxidases such as the alkylhydroperoxidase AhpD.), which translates to MSSERISWFPVLERDQLSDEARALFDQMEERMGFVPNVFRALAWRGDRMLKWYAHYQSVMEPTPGLGRAEREMIAVVVSMQNQCLYCLTTHGFALRAILKDPVQGDRITLDYRKAGLSEKHMAMLDFAVKLTLDPVTVTEDDIDELRALGFSDEDCWDIVEVTAMFNFTNRLMSGAGVLPNPEFHGMAR; encoded by the coding sequence ATGAGCAGCGAACGCATCTCCTGGTTCCCCGTCCTCGAGCGCGACCAGCTTTCCGATGAAGCCCGCGCCCTATTCGACCAGATGGAAGAGCGCATGGGCTTCGTCCCCAACGTCTTCCGCGCCCTCGCCTGGCGCGGCGACCGGATGCTCAAGTGGTACGCCCACTACCAGTCCGTCATGGAGCCCACCCCCGGCCTCGGCAGGGCCGAGCGCGAAATGATCGCTGTCGTCGTCTCGATGCAGAACCAGTGCCTCTACTGCCTCACCACCCACGGCTTCGCCCTCCGCGCCATCCTCAAGGACCCCGTCCAGGGCGACCGCATCACCCTCGACTACCGCAAGGCCGGCCTCTCCGAAAAGCACATGGCCATGCTCGACTTTGCCGTGAAACTTACCCTCGACCCCGTCACCGTCACCGAAGACGACATCGACGAACTCCGCGCCCTCGGTTTCTCCGACGAAGATTGCTGGGACATCGTCGAAGTTACAGCCATGTTCAACTTCACCAATCGGCTGATGAGCGGCGCCGGCGTCCTGCCCAATCCGGAGTTCCACGGCATGGCCCGCTGA
- a CDS encoding fasciclin domain-containing protein yields MKVFRWRSLMLLAGAAVAAAGIAACGGDDDDAEPTPLPTAPAAAGDIVETAVATGNFTTLARALEAAGLVETLKGEGPFTVFAPTDEAFAALPAGTLDQLLANKDELTKVLTYHVVAGKVTSADVAKLTEATTVEGSKLQIKVEGGTVMINDATVTTADVMATNGVIHVIDRVLIPE; encoded by the coding sequence ATGAAGGTCTTTCGATGGCGGTCGCTGATGCTGCTGGCGGGTGCGGCAGTCGCTGCGGCCGGTATTGCCGCGTGCGGCGGCGACGATGACGATGCGGAGCCGACGCCGTTGCCGACCGCGCCGGCAGCGGCCGGGGACATCGTCGAGACGGCAGTCGCCACCGGGAACTTCACGACGCTGGCGCGCGCCCTCGAAGCGGCCGGCCTTGTGGAGACGCTCAAGGGCGAAGGGCCGTTCACGGTGTTTGCGCCCACAGATGAGGCGTTCGCTGCGCTGCCGGCCGGGACGCTTGACCAGCTGCTGGCGAACAAGGATGAGCTGACGAAGGTGCTGACCTACCACGTGGTGGCGGGGAAGGTCACCTCGGCGGACGTGGCGAAGCTGACTGAGGCGACGACGGTCGAGGGCTCGAAGCTCCAGATCAAGGTCGAGGGCGGCACGGTGATGATCAACGACGCAACGGTGACGACCGCGGACGTTATGGCCACGAACGGCGTCATCCATGTGATCGACCGGGTGCTCATCCCGGAGTAA
- a CDS encoding zinc metalloprotease HtpX — protein sequence MNFLKTTILLAALTGLLVAVGGFIGGTGGAIFFLLLAGVMNFFAYWFSDRVALAMAGAREITEAEHPRLFQIVREVARAAGMPMPRVYIVENASPNAFATGRDPQHAVVAVTTGILRLLNERELRAVIGHEMGHVKNRDILTSSIVATIAGAISMIAQVLMWSSIFGGRDRDQNPLVALLVILVAPIAATLLQLGISRSREYAADETGARVTRDPLALASALEKLKMGIAAVPMEPTPAQEAVSALYIANPFRGEGLANLFSTHPPLDERIRRLRAMAGRI from the coding sequence ATGAACTTCCTGAAAACCACCATCCTGCTCGCTGCCCTCACCGGTCTCCTCGTGGCCGTAGGCGGATTCATCGGCGGCACAGGCGGAGCCATCTTCTTCCTGCTCCTTGCCGGCGTCATGAACTTCTTCGCCTACTGGTTCAGCGACCGCGTCGCACTCGCCATGGCCGGCGCCCGCGAAATTACCGAAGCCGAACACCCGCGCCTCTTCCAGATCGTCCGCGAGGTCGCCCGCGCCGCGGGCATGCCCATGCCCCGCGTCTACATCGTCGAAAACGCCTCGCCGAACGCCTTCGCAACAGGCCGCGACCCCCAGCACGCTGTCGTCGCTGTCACCACCGGCATCCTCCGCCTCCTGAACGAGCGCGAGCTGCGCGCCGTCATCGGCCATGAGATGGGTCACGTCAAGAACCGCGACATCCTCACAAGCTCTATCGTCGCCACCATCGCCGGCGCCATCTCCATGATCGCCCAGGTCCTCATGTGGTCCTCCATCTTCGGCGGCCGCGACCGCGACCAAAACCCGCTCGTCGCTCTGCTCGTCATCCTGGTTGCACCCATCGCCGCAACCCTGCTGCAGCTCGGCATCAGCCGCTCCCGTGAATACGCCGCCGATGAGACCGGCGCCCGCGTCACCCGCGACCCCCTCGCGCTCGCCAGCGCACTCGAAAAGCTGAAGATGGGCATCGCTGCCGTGCCGATGGAGCCTACCCCTGCCCAGGAGGCCGTCTCCGCGCTCTACATCGCCAACCCGTTCCGCGGCGAAGGGCTCGCCAACCTCTTCAGCACCCACCCGCCGCTGGATGAGCGGATCCGCCGCCTCCGCGCCATGGCGGGCCGCATCTAG
- a CDS encoding dienelactone hydrolase family protein: protein MESHHRIPLAGAGAMPAFLAAPDDPSPAPRPGILVIHEVFGLNDDIRAQARRAASLGWVALAPDLLAALGPRPLCIMRAFRDLSRGAGPAFEALEAARAWLAARPGVDPARLGVIGFCMGGGFALLLAARAPYRAAAVFYGSVPKDPSALDDACPIVAGYGGRDRLFAPQGRRLQEHLEHLGIPHDVVIYPDAGHSYMNRHSGLIAKLGAWGPMKVAYNPVAAEDSWRRIADFFREHLG, encoded by the coding sequence ATGGAATCGCACCACCGCATCCCGCTCGCCGGCGCCGGGGCCATGCCCGCCTTCCTCGCCGCGCCCGATGACCCGTCCCCGGCGCCGCGCCCGGGCATCCTCGTCATCCACGAGGTCTTCGGCCTCAACGACGACATCCGCGCCCAGGCCCGCCGCGCCGCCTCCCTCGGCTGGGTGGCCCTCGCCCCCGACCTGCTCGCCGCCCTCGGCCCCCGGCCGCTCTGCATCATGCGCGCCTTCCGCGACCTCTCCCGCGGCGCCGGCCCTGCCTTCGAAGCCCTCGAAGCTGCCCGCGCCTGGCTCGCCGCCCGCCCCGGGGTCGACCCGGCCCGCCTCGGCGTCATCGGCTTCTGCATGGGCGGCGGCTTCGCCCTCCTCCTTGCTGCCCGCGCGCCGTACCGCGCCGCAGCCGTCTTCTACGGTTCCGTCCCGAAGGACCCTTCCGCCCTCGACGACGCCTGCCCCATCGTCGCCGGCTACGGCGGCCGCGACCGCCTCTTCGCGCCGCAGGGCCGCCGGCTGCAGGAGCACCTCGAACACCTCGGCATCCCCCACGACGTTGTCATCTACCCCGACGCTGGCCACTCGTACATGAACCGCCACAGCGGTCTCATCGCGAAACTCGGTGCCTGGGGCCCCATGAAGGTCGCGTACAATCCCGTCGCCGCTGAGGACAGCTGGCGCCGCATCGCCGACTTCTTCCGGGAACACCTCGGCTAG
- a CDS encoding ROK family protein has product MTRLVLAADFGGTHLRAAIVDERGEVLFREDHPTPPQASPGEAVQLVVDLLARTVEASGAAPAAACIATAGLINANEGKVIFAPNIAGFRNVVLTTPVAQRLGIPAYIENDASAAALGEYRFGAGRGTRHLLHATLGTGIGGGIVIDGRLYRGAQGLAGEIGHIIIDPAGPRCTCGSRGCLEALVSGVAFAARARKLLEQGKSAVLKELVGYAEPTAVHLFEAAKRGDRTCEAEIRNGGHILGLGLGSLVNVLNPDAVTLSGGLLAMGEMLLGPMREAMGSMAYGPASGALVRIGELGENTGLLGAAAVAFERLEGD; this is encoded by the coding sequence ATGACGCGCCTAGTGCTTGCGGCGGATTTCGGAGGCACGCACCTGCGGGCGGCGATTGTGGATGAGCGGGGCGAGGTGCTGTTCCGGGAGGACCACCCGACACCGCCGCAGGCAAGCCCTGGGGAAGCCGTTCAGCTGGTGGTGGACCTGCTGGCGCGGACCGTGGAGGCGTCAGGTGCAGCGCCGGCGGCGGCCTGCATCGCGACGGCGGGGCTGATCAACGCGAACGAGGGGAAGGTCATCTTCGCCCCGAACATCGCGGGGTTCCGGAACGTGGTGCTGACGACGCCGGTAGCGCAGCGGCTGGGTATCCCGGCGTACATCGAGAACGACGCGTCGGCGGCGGCGCTCGGGGAGTACCGGTTTGGGGCGGGACGAGGGACGCGGCACCTGCTCCACGCGACGCTCGGGACAGGCATCGGGGGCGGCATCGTCATCGATGGGCGGCTGTACCGCGGCGCGCAGGGGCTGGCGGGGGAGATCGGGCACATCATCATCGACCCGGCGGGGCCGCGGTGCACGTGCGGGTCGCGCGGCTGCCTCGAGGCGCTGGTGAGCGGCGTGGCGTTCGCGGCGCGGGCGCGGAAGCTGCTGGAACAGGGGAAGTCGGCGGTGCTGAAGGAGCTGGTGGGGTACGCGGAGCCGACCGCGGTGCACCTGTTCGAAGCTGCGAAACGGGGGGACCGCACCTGCGAGGCGGAGATCCGGAACGGCGGGCACATCCTCGGGCTGGGGCTGGGGAGCCTCGTGAACGTGCTGAACCCGGACGCGGTGACGCTCTCGGGCGGACTGCTGGCGATGGGCGAGATGCTGCTGGGGCCGATGCGGGAGGCGATGGGGTCGATGGCGTACGGGCCGGCATCGGGGGCGCTGGTGCGCATCGGCGAGCTGGGGGAGAACACGGGCTTGCTGGGCGCGGCGGCCGTCGCGTTCGAGCGGCTGGAGGGGGATTAA
- a CDS encoding TIGR03668 family PPOX class F420-dependent oxidoreductase, which yields MPGARLGPRERALLASEPVARLATISSDGRPHLVPVCFALLDEPAGHVLAMSVDEKPKRPGRLARIANLRRDPRAALLVDRYDADWSRLAWVRLDVDAVVLERGDCWPEALAALRARYPQYRTMDLEALPLVRFVPVRIVSWFASG from the coding sequence ATGCCCGGCGCCCGCCTCGGCCCGCGCGAGCGCGCCCTCCTCGCATCCGAACCGGTCGCCCGGCTCGCCACCATCAGCAGTGACGGCCGCCCGCACCTCGTCCCGGTCTGCTTCGCGCTGCTCGATGAGCCGGCCGGGCACGTTCTCGCCATGTCCGTCGACGAAAAGCCGAAGCGCCCCGGCAGGCTCGCCCGCATCGCTAACCTCCGGCGCGACCCCCGCGCGGCCCTCCTCGTCGACCGCTACGATGCCGACTGGTCGCGCCTCGCGTGGGTCCGCCTCGATGTCGACGCCGTCGTCCTCGAACGGGGTGACTGCTGGCCCGAAGCGCTCGCGGCCCTCCGCGCGCGCTATCCGCAGTACCGCACGATGGACCTCGAGGCCCTGCCCCTCGTCCGGTTTGTCCCCGTTCGCATCGTCTCCTGGTTCGCCTCCGGCTGA
- a CDS encoding glutathione peroxidase, which translates to MVLEFTMQRIDGTEEPLERYRGNVLMLVNVASKCGLTPQYAALQAIYERYRDRGFEILGFPANDFMGQEPGTNEEIAAFCDLNYGVTFPLFAKISVKGEGMHPLYRALTSLPAPLGGDVLWNFQKYLVDRDGNVVAKFDPRTPPDAPEVIEAIEQLL; encoded by the coding sequence ATGGTCCTGGAGTTCACCATGCAGCGCATCGACGGCACGGAAGAGCCGCTCGAACGGTATCGCGGCAATGTCCTCATGCTCGTCAATGTCGCCAGCAAGTGCGGCCTCACCCCCCAGTACGCCGCCCTCCAGGCCATCTACGAACGCTACCGCGACCGCGGCTTCGAAATCCTCGGCTTCCCAGCCAACGACTTTATGGGCCAGGAGCCCGGCACCAACGAGGAGATCGCCGCCTTCTGCGACCTCAACTACGGCGTCACCTTCCCCCTCTTCGCGAAGATCTCCGTCAAGGGCGAAGGCATGCACCCGCTCTACCGGGCTCTCACCTCGCTCCCCGCGCCGCTGGGCGGCGACGTCCTCTGGAACTTCCAGAAGTACCTCGTCGACCGCGACGGCAACGTCGTCGCGAAGTTCGACCCGCGCACCCCGCCCGACGCGCCCGAGGTCATCGAAGCGATTGAGCAGCTCCTCTGA
- a CDS encoding GH1 family beta-glucosidase, with amino-acid sequence MAFLSFPEGFQWGVATAAYQIEGAVREDGRGVTIWDTFVRQPGRVQNGDTGDVACDHYHRYREDIELMASLGIQTYRFSLAWSRIYPFGRGAVNEQGLAFYDRLIDALLEKNIEPAITLYHWDLPQALQDLGGWMNRETTDAFAAYAKTAFDRFGDRVTRWITLNEPIVFTEMGHRTGVMAPGIRDLGAYARAIHHALLAHGKAVRVFREGGYRGEIGITNANTYYEPADDSPETAAAVERARDFDTRLFHGPVFGRGYPATVVKHFAERGVPLPIEPGDMEVIATPTDFLGVNLYSRGLIQPANNSVGFTYAPPRLPLLPMGYEAAPHALGAFVRWVSREYDRPRISITENGVCDNTEPDASGVIDDTTRQELLRGFLAGLHGAIADGCDVRAYYQWSLMDNFEWAFGYSKRFGIVYTDYRTLARIPKKSAELYAQIILRNGVEV; translated from the coding sequence ATGGCGTTTCTCTCGTTTCCTGAGGGTTTCCAGTGGGGCGTCGCGACGGCGGCGTACCAGATCGAAGGCGCCGTCCGGGAGGACGGCCGGGGTGTGACGATCTGGGACACGTTCGTCCGGCAGCCGGGGCGCGTGCAGAACGGCGACACGGGGGATGTGGCGTGCGACCACTACCACCGGTACCGCGAGGACATCGAGCTGATGGCGAGCCTCGGTATCCAGACGTACCGGTTCTCGCTGGCATGGTCCCGGATTTACCCGTTCGGGCGGGGCGCGGTGAATGAGCAGGGGCTGGCGTTCTACGACCGGCTGATTGATGCCCTGCTCGAAAAGAACATCGAGCCGGCGATCACGCTCTACCACTGGGACCTGCCGCAGGCGCTGCAGGACCTCGGCGGGTGGATGAACCGGGAGACGACGGATGCGTTCGCGGCGTACGCGAAGACGGCCTTCGACCGGTTCGGCGACCGGGTGACGCGCTGGATTACGCTGAACGAGCCGATTGTGTTCACGGAGATGGGGCACCGCACGGGTGTGATGGCGCCGGGCATCCGGGACCTCGGGGCGTATGCGCGGGCGATTCACCACGCGCTGCTGGCGCACGGGAAGGCGGTGCGGGTCTTCCGCGAGGGCGGGTATCGCGGGGAGATCGGCATTACGAACGCCAACACGTACTACGAACCGGCGGACGACTCGCCCGAGACTGCGGCAGCGGTGGAGCGGGCGCGCGACTTCGACACGCGGCTGTTCCACGGGCCGGTCTTCGGGCGCGGGTACCCGGCGACGGTGGTGAAGCATTTCGCCGAGCGGGGCGTTCCGCTGCCGATTGAGCCGGGCGACATGGAGGTCATCGCGACGCCGACGGACTTCCTCGGGGTGAACCTGTACTCGCGCGGGCTCATCCAGCCGGCGAACAACAGCGTGGGGTTCACGTACGCGCCGCCGCGGCTGCCGCTCCTGCCGATGGGGTATGAGGCGGCGCCCCATGCGCTCGGGGCGTTCGTGCGGTGGGTTTCGCGGGAGTACGACCGGCCGCGGATCTCCATCACCGAGAACGGGGTCTGCGACAACACGGAGCCGGACGCCAGCGGCGTGATCGACGACACCACGCGACAGGAGCTGCTGCGCGGCTTCCTGGCGGGGCTGCACGGGGCGATTGCCGACGGCTGCGACGTGCGGGCCTACTACCAGTGGTCGCTGATGGACAACTTCGAGTGGGCGTTCGGCTACAGCAAGCGGTTCGGCATCGTGTACACGGACTACCGGACGCTGGCGCGGATCCCCAAGAAGTCGGCGGAGCTGTACGCGCAGATCATCCTCAGGAACGGCGTGGAAGTCTGA
- a CDS encoding MaoC family dehydratase N-terminal domain-containing protein, with amino-acid sequence MTQEKTPLITDEMRAHVGKESEPFTLEVDKTSIRMFARAVGHTDPIFYDEAAAKAAGYRSLVVPPGYLGTPVYNPRAGGRRGFDIGPQPSRPLTRVLNGGTDIEYFDDICAGDVLTARSHVASYEEREGSIGQMLITTTKTVYTNQDGKVVAIMTGTSIRY; translated from the coding sequence GTGACACAGGAAAAGACGCCGCTCATCACCGATGAGATGCGCGCCCACGTCGGCAAGGAGTCCGAGCCCTTCACCCTCGAGGTCGATAAAACCTCCATCCGCATGTTCGCCCGCGCCGTCGGCCACACCGACCCCATCTTCTACGACGAAGCCGCCGCCAAAGCCGCCGGCTACCGCAGCCTCGTCGTGCCGCCGGGCTACCTCGGCACCCCCGTCTACAATCCGCGCGCCGGCGGCCGCCGCGGCTTCGACATCGGCCCCCAGCCGTCCCGCCCGCTCACCCGCGTCCTCAACGGCGGCACCGACATCGAGTACTTCGACGACATCTGCGCCGGCGACGTCCTGACCGCACGCTCCCACGTCGCTTCCTACGAAGAGCGAGAGGGCAGCATCGGCCAGATGCTCATCACGACCACCAAAACGGTCTACACCAACCAGGATGGCAAAGTCGTCGCCATCATGACCGGCACCAGCATCCGCTACTAA
- a CDS encoding MaoC/PaaZ C-terminal domain-containing protein — MAAKWDEITEGMAIPELKKNCSTQQLVLWAAASGDFYQIHYDKDFAKSTGLSDIIVHGALKHAFLGQLLHDWLGGNGKIKRFGCSYRGMDYPNQDILCRGIVTRKYEENGQKLVDLEIWTENPEGKKTTPGSATVIINS, encoded by the coding sequence ATGGCAGCGAAATGGGACGAAATCACGGAAGGCATGGCCATCCCCGAACTCAAGAAGAACTGCTCCACTCAGCAGCTCGTCCTCTGGGCAGCAGCCTCCGGGGACTTCTACCAGATTCACTACGATAAAGACTTCGCCAAGAGCACCGGCCTCAGCGACATCATCGTCCACGGCGCACTCAAGCATGCCTTCCTCGGCCAGCTCCTCCACGACTGGCTCGGAGGCAACGGCAAGATCAAGCGCTTCGGCTGCAGCTACCGCGGCATGGACTACCCGAACCAGGACATCCTCTGCAGGGGCATCGTCACCCGCAAATACGAAGAGAACGGCCAAAAGCTCGTCGACCTCGAGATCTGGACCGAAAACCCCGAGGGCAAGAAGACCACCCCCGGCTCAGCCACGGTCATCATCAACAGCTGA
- a CDS encoding SDR family NAD(P)-dependent oxidoreductase: protein MGNLLEGKVIAMTGAGRGIGRECALLAASEGARVVVNDPGVNPDGTGHDDGPAAQVVEEIKKMGGEAVANFADVSTMEGGESVIRTALDTWGRLDGLINLAAILRDRMIFNLTEEEWDDVIRVDLKGHFTTIKPASVLMRQQRYGRIVNFSSVSGLQGNSGQANYGAAKAGVAGLTRVAARDLGRYGVTVNCIAPGAATRLTATVPQSARELRAQRGIAAAGGPPQAAANRAAEEAAAMRTPDMVAPMTIYLLLDEAWNINGRIFQVAGGHIGLLADLYPPFRNIYKHGKWTLDELRMLVPTQLMAGIANPAPPADDIKIPGRDF from the coding sequence ATGGGCAACCTCCTCGAGGGCAAAGTCATCGCCATGACCGGCGCCGGCCGCGGCATCGGCCGCGAGTGCGCCCTCCTCGCCGCCTCCGAAGGCGCCCGCGTCGTCGTCAACGACCCCGGCGTCAATCCCGACGGCACCGGCCACGACGATGGGCCCGCCGCACAGGTCGTCGAGGAAATCAAAAAAATGGGCGGCGAAGCCGTCGCCAACTTCGCCGACGTCTCAACCATGGAGGGCGGGGAAAGCGTCATCCGCACCGCCCTGGATACCTGGGGCCGCCTCGACGGCCTCATCAACCTCGCCGCCATCCTCCGCGACCGTATGATCTTCAACCTCACCGAAGAAGAGTGGGACGACGTCATCCGCGTCGACCTCAAGGGCCACTTCACCACCATCAAGCCCGCCTCCGTCCTCATGCGGCAGCAGCGCTACGGCCGCATCGTCAACTTCAGCTCGGTCTCCGGCCTGCAGGGCAACTCCGGCCAGGCGAACTACGGCGCCGCCAAGGCCGGCGTCGCCGGTCTCACCCGCGTCGCCGCCCGCGACCTCGGCCGCTACGGCGTCACCGTGAACTGCATCGCGCCCGGGGCCGCCACGCGGCTCACCGCCACCGTGCCCCAGAGCGCCCGCGAACTCCGCGCCCAGCGCGGCATCGCCGCCGCCGGAGGCCCGCCGCAGGCCGCCGCCAACCGCGCCGCCGAAGAAGCCGCCGCCATGCGCACACCCGACATGGTCGCCCCGATGACCATCTACCTCCTCCTCGACGAGGCGTGGAACATCAACGGCCGCATCTTCCAGGTCGCCGGCGGGCATATCGGCCTCCTCGCCGACCTCTATCCCCCCTTCCGCAACATCTACAAGCACGGCAAATGGACCCTCGATGAGCTCCGCATGCTCGTGCCTACCCAGCTTATGGCCGGCATCGCCAACCCCGCTCCGCCCGCCGACGACATCAAAATCCCCGGCCGCGACTTCTAG
- a CDS encoding GGDEF domain-containing protein, producing MTSRAAPPPGTPRTLRVLIVDEDIAHIRTLRKLLEASPRLVPHAARDVEEAGRLLDGGAFDVALVSARLWHDPAAPLVRALRERRPDVAVVLLLDQDPALEAVPSLKLGAHDFLTLSSLDEAQLTLRLAVAVEENRTLRRRDTMVRWLEREARTDHLTGLFNRHAFDERLREECRARRGTREPVTLILADLVGTRVVNQSHGHDAGDDMLRRAAAAIHHCIRGGDFAARIGGDDFGIILPGADLTVGRLIARRIAQEVERRNLDEWADLVPISLAFGVATGVDCDAADLFAAADRQLADRPRGAAVVSLLRRNGDSDGPSVA from the coding sequence ATGACCAGCCGAGCCGCTCCGCCACCGGGCACGCCCCGCACGCTCCGCGTCCTCATCGTCGATGAGGACATCGCCCACATCCGCACCCTGCGGAAGCTCCTCGAGGCGTCGCCCCGCCTGGTGCCCCACGCTGCGCGCGACGTTGAGGAGGCCGGCCGCCTGCTCGACGGCGGCGCCTTCGACGTCGCGCTCGTCTCCGCCCGCCTCTGGCACGACCCGGCCGCACCCCTGGTCCGAGCCCTCCGCGAACGCCGGCCCGACGTCGCCGTCGTCCTCCTCCTCGACCAGGACCCCGCCCTCGAAGCCGTGCCCTCGCTCAAGCTCGGCGCCCACGACTTCCTCACACTCAGCAGCCTCGATGAGGCCCAGCTCACCCTTCGCCTCGCCGTCGCCGTCGAAGAGAACCGCACCCTCCGCCGCCGCGACACCATGGTCCGCTGGCTCGAACGCGAAGCCCGCACCGACCACCTCACCGGCCTCTTCAACCGCCACGCCTTCGACGAGCGCCTCCGCGAGGAGTGCCGCGCACGCCGCGGCACCCGCGAGCCGGTCACCCTCATCCTCGCCGACCTTGTCGGCACCCGCGTCGTCAACCAGTCCCACGGCCACGACGCCGGCGACGACATGCTGCGCAGGGCCGCCGCCGCCATCCACCACTGCATCCGCGGCGGAGACTTCGCCGCCCGCATCGGCGGCGACGACTTCGGCATCATCCTCCCCGGCGCCGACCTCACCGTCGGCCGCCTCATCGCCCGCCGCATCGCCCAGGAGGTCGAGCGCCGCAACCTCGACGAATGGGCCGACCTCGTCCCCATCTCCCTCGCCTTCGGCGTCGCGACCGGCGTCGACTGCGATGCCGCCGACCTCTTCGCCGCCGCCGACCGGCAGCTCGCCGACCGGCCCCGCGGCGCAGCCGTGGTCTCGCTCCTCCGCCGCAACGGCGACAGCGACGGCCCCTCGGTCGCCTAG
- a CDS encoding NAD(P)-dependent oxidoreductase has translation MTIRRVGFIGLGIMGGPMAANLLAAGYELTVWNRTAAKAEPLAAAGARVAGSPAEVAAASELTFTCVTASADVEAVVLGPGGVIDGAAPGSIVVDCSTIAPATARKVHAQLAERGVAALDAPVSGGDVGAKAGTLAIMVGGDAETFERALPVLRAIGKTIVHVGPPGAGQVVKLCNQVAGGLNLLAMAEAISLCRRSGVDPAKMLEVVSAGAAGSWMLQHLGPRAVAGDFAPGFMVDLMQKDLGLVLDAAHETHTPLPGSALVRQLFEMLQARGRGRDGTQAIVEALALLAGETG, from the coding sequence ATGACCATCCGGCGCGTGGGGTTCATCGGACTGGGGATTATGGGCGGCCCGATGGCGGCGAACCTGCTGGCCGCCGGCTACGAGCTGACGGTCTGGAACCGGACGGCGGCGAAGGCCGAGCCGCTGGCCGCTGCTGGGGCGCGCGTCGCGGGGTCGCCGGCGGAGGTGGCCGCCGCCTCGGAGCTGACGTTCACCTGTGTGACGGCGTCGGCCGATGTGGAGGCGGTGGTGCTCGGGCCGGGCGGTGTCATCGACGGGGCGGCGCCGGGCAGCATCGTCGTCGACTGCTCGACCATCGCCCCGGCCACGGCGCGGAAGGTGCATGCACAGCTGGCGGAGCGGGGCGTTGCGGCGCTCGATGCGCCGGTTTCGGGCGGCGATGTGGGCGCAAAGGCGGGGACGCTCGCGATCATGGTTGGCGGGGATGCGGAGACGTTCGAGCGGGCGCTGCCGGTGCTGCGGGCCATTGGCAAGACGATTGTGCACGTGGGGCCGCCGGGGGCCGGGCAGGTGGTCAAGCTCTGCAACCAGGTCGCGGGCGGCCTGAACCTGCTGGCAATGGCGGAGGCGATCAGCCTGTGCCGGCGTTCAGGGGTGGACCCGGCGAAGATGCTCGAGGTGGTGTCGGCGGGGGCGGCGGGTTCGTGGATGCTGCAGCACCTGGGTCCGCGGGCGGTAGCGGGCGACTTTGCGCCGGGGTTTATGGTGGACCTGATGCAGAAGGACCTGGGGCTGGTGCTGGACGCCGCGCACGAGACGCACACGCCGCTGCCGGGTTCGGCGCTGGTGCGGCAGCTGTTCGAGATGCTGCAGGCGAGGGGACGCGGGCGGGACGGTACGCAGGCGATCGTGGAGGCGCTGGCGCTGCTGGCCGGCGAGACCGGCTAG